The DNA sequence CGCCATTGACCCTGACCGATGAGGAACGAAGCACACTGCAGCGCTGGGCGCGTCGGCCCAAGAGCAGCCAGGCGCTGGCCACGCGCTGCAAGATCATCCTGCTGGATGCCGAGGGCTGGAGCTACGCGAAGATCGGCGACAAGCTCGATCTGCGCCGGCAAACCGTGCTGAAGTGGCGCAAACGATTCCTGACCCGGCGCCTTGACGGTCTGCAGGATGATCCGCGGCCGGGCGTCAAACGCAGCATCACCGATGAGCGTGTGGAGGCGGTGATCACGCGGACGCTGGAAACCAAGCCGCCCAACGCGACGCACTGGAGCACGCGCTCGATGGCGGAGGCGGTCGGCATGTCGCACGGCAGCGTGCATCGCATCTGGAAGGCGTTCGGCCTGCAGCCGCACCGCGTCGAGACCTTTAAGCTCTCCAGCGATCCGCAGTTCATCGAAAAGGTGCGCGACATCGTGGGCCTGTACCTGAGCCCGCCGGAGAACGCGATGGTGCTGTGCGTGGATGAGAAGAGCCAGGTTCAGGCGCTGGATCGCACGCAGCCGCTGCTGCCGATGATGCCCGGTCAGGCCGAGCGACGCTCGCACGATTACGTTCGTCACGGCACCACCAGCCTGTTCGCGGCCCTGGATGTGCGAACGGGTCTGGTGATCGGGGAGTGTCATCGCCGGCATCGGCATCAGGAGTTCATCAAGTTCCTCAACACCGTGGATGAGGTGGTGCAGGCGACGGCCGCCGACGGAACCGCCGTGCATCTGGTGCTGGACAACTACGCCACGCACAAGACGCCGAGGGTCAAACGCTGGTTGCAGCAGCACCCGCAGTATCACGTGCACTTCACGCCCACCAGCGCCAGCTGGCTCAATCAGGTCGAGCGCGTGTTCGCGGAACTGACCAACAAGCA is a window from the Gemmatimonadaceae bacterium genome containing:
- a CDS encoding IS630 family transposase — translated: MPYVRTPLTLTDEERSTLQRWARRPKSSQALATRCKIILLDAEGWSYAKIGDKLDLRRQTVLKWRKRFLTRRLDGLQDDPRPGVKRSITDERVEAVITRTLETKPPNATHWSTRSMAEAVGMSHGSVHRIWKAFGLQPHRVETFKLSSDPQFIEKVRDIVGLYLSPPENAMVLCVDEKSQVQALDRTQPLLPMMPGQAERRSHDYVRHGTTSLFAALDVRTGLVIGECHRRHRHQEFIKFLNTVDEVVQATAADGTAVHLVLDNYATHKTPRVKRWLQQHPQYHVHFTPTSASWLNQVERVFAELTNKQLRRGVHTSVAALEGAIRAYLDHRNDDAKPFAWTADADLILGRVERHCQRISKTGH